TCTGGCTTGCTgcatcttagtttcccgaccagggatcgaaccggacccctggcagtgaaagctcagaatcctaaccgctggaccgccagggaattccccctttatttttccttcccaggTAGCATAttgtaaaagtaaaattaattttatgtaaaaaaagaaatcatatggGGATGAGGGAGTATGACATACTGAGCAATTATGACAAAACTTTACTATGAAAcagcagtttttctttttgaagttccttgggggtgggggtgggggtgggtcgGCCTCTAAGTTACCGTAAATCCTGATACAGGGACGCaaacaagggattttttttttttttttttttcaggttttagtTCTTGGATGGCTCCGTGAAGCCTAGGAACAGTTTGTGGGGATGAGAGCAcgtgcagcctctcttgttgatttgtttgcaataTGTTCTTTCCCTCCCCTGCTCAATGGACCCTAATACTTAAAAGGCAAGTCCAAACTCCTCAACCTGGCATGGATTCCGGgatcctccctctctctccagtcCCACTCGAGGTCCCGATTTTCCCTGGGCTAGACTAGGTGCACCCCGAAGTCAGGGCTCTCTCTTATGCATCTTTGTATCACCAGTACCAGAAGGGGCAGGTCTTGGCACAGCGTGGTGAGTCAAAAAGTgtttgatgggcttccctggtggcgcagtggttgagagtccgcctgccgatgcagaggacacgggttcgtgccccggtccgggaggatcccacatgccgcggagcggctgggcccgtgagccatggccgttgagcctgcgcgtctggagcctgtgctccgcaacgggagaggctacaatagtgagaggcccgcgtaccgcaaaaaaaagaaaaaaaaaatagtgtttgatGAACCTACTGAAACCTCTTATCTCTAGGATTTTATAAATAACTGTCCCTGCTGGTTGAGTATTCATCCCCGCAAATCACCTCAGTGGTGCTacctccttctctgcctccacGAATCTCTCAGGCCACTCTCGATGGTTTCCCCTAAAGTTTTCCTTCCTCATATTTGTGCCTGGAACTAGTCAGTGTCGGACCCAAAGCTGTTCTCGGCATCCCAATAGAGCCGGATAGGACTGAAGTCCCACGGCCGTTCAgacctgcagggaggaagaaaatagaaCACTTTCCGGATCTTCTGAAACGTGCACAACACAGTTCCTCCGGGGACGACCAAGAGTTCGGTTCCGGCGTGCGTCTCTATGGTTTCGACAGCCTAGAACGACCGAAACGgcacttccgggaagatggcggcgCACGGATCGCGTCTGGCACATGCTTCTGCGGAGAGGACCTTACACTAACGGTAAGAGCCTACAGTACCCCGAACGGTGGCTGTCAGAGCCCGGGCTCAGGAGCAAATGTGAGAGCAGGAGAGTAGTTTTACCCAAGTGAAACTGCGGGAGGAGGGCTGGAGTTTAGACCTCAAGAGGAAGGAGGCCTAGGGAAAGGGTTGCCGGTTCTTTGGAATCGCTGTAAGAAAGGTGGCCCAGGGCCCCTTCTCCAGAAAACTCAGGTTGACTGGAAAGAAAACAGTTCCTGAAAATGTGCTATAAGTTTATAAAGACCACAGCCTGGGATCTAGTTGCTTCTGTCCAGTTATCCATTCTAGGTCGGTTAAAGCAATTACCATCTGTGTCACTCAGTTCAACGAATGACGACTGAACGCATTCTCGATTCTTGGAGTTGCATTAAGTACACCGGGGTTGGGTAATAAAACCAGGGCGTATAGTTTCAGAATTACTGCGACAGGGGACAGGCAATGGTAGGTTTTACAGCGTAAAGTACAGACGTCTATGAGATTGAGCAATGTAGTGATTAAGAACACCAGTTCTGGAATGCCTGAGATCCTGGATCCGCTACTTGCCAGCTGTTTGATTTGGACAAGTAACTGAACTTCTCAGGGCCATTtgtcaattacaaaaaaaaaaaaaaccccaacaactcctaatagggttgttgggaggattaaatgagataatgtgtgttcAGCAATTAGCAGCAGGCTGGCATTGAGTAAATGCATGTgttggttgttgttgttattgaaatCTGGAGGCTAGTAGATTAGAAATAACTTGTGAGAAGAAGCAGAGGTTTGAGGTGGCCTCAAAGGCCTCAGTGTTTGAATTTTACTTCTGTTGCATTATCAAGAAGCAAGATAGGGCCATTTCTTCACTCAGTGCTTTTCTTTTGAGACTCTCAAGGTGTCAGTTAGGTTTTCAAATAATCATCCTTCACAGTAGAAATGTGAACAGAAGTGTGATTCATCCTAAATTTGCTACTCTTCATACCTAACCAGACTGGTCATCGTTGTTAAGCCTAATATGTAATGTTTAGGAGGGGTGACTTGatgtgtctgacttttttcttttttattagcaTACTCACTAGACATTCTTAAACACAACTGAAAGTTTTAGCCTTTGGAGTTGTCACTTGGGGAGGCCAGAGGGTTACTCCAGGAGTGCCATTAATCAGCTTTTAAAATGGTCTGCAATGCCTGTAATAAGTGATCTTAGTACAAGTTAACTTTAGTGACTCAAGTCAGCAGTGATAGTCTTAGTTTTGAATGTCTTGTGCAATAAGCCATCTTAACCGTTCCAGAGGCAAATTTGGTATATAAGTTGGACAGTGCCATTGTGGAGTCCAAAATGAGGAACACCCGAACAACTCTAAACAAATGCAACTACAGCTGTGAcaaacaacacagatttgaactgcatgggtccacttacatgtggatttttttcaataaatattacagtACTACATAATCAGTGGTTAGTTGAATCCTGGGATGCGGAAGGCTAAgtatgggacttgagcatccatgggtTTTGCTATCCACAGCAGGTCCTGGAACAAATCCCCCGctgatactgagggatgactgtagtTGGGAATGTGATAGAAAGTGGGCCACTGTGGAGTCAGGCAACCTGAGCTCATATTCCAGCTCCATCTCTTAACAGCTGTGTAACCCCAAGCAAAAAACcctttgtaaaataaggataaggTGTATCTCACAGGactgtcaggattaaatgagaccgTATAGCAATATGTGTAACCCCTCTGTTACGCTTTAAATGCTCAATAAGAGCGCCCTTCCTAAGCTGGACAGTTTCAAAAGGGGTGCTCCAACAAGACTGAAAGACAGTGGGGAAGAGGCATGTAGCCTTCACATTGAGAGGACAGTGTAAATGCTGGGGCACAGGTATAGGATATGGGCTCTGTTAAGTACTGTTGTCGGGTTAACAAGCACCTCCTTGCTTTGTTTTTACGTGGTAATAAATCGTGGGAGATGTTATCAGGTAGTGGTAAAGAGTGGGGACTCTGCAGACAAGCTGCCTGGGTTTGAGTTCAGTAtgtatcagctgtgtgaccttgagcaagtcacctaacctctctagGCTTTAGTTTCCTCGTTTGTAAAACAGGGATATAATACTTTCCTGAATGTAAAGTTCAGGAAATCTTCCCGGGCTGGGAAGAGTACGCAAAATGATCCATGTAAAATCTTAGCACAGCCTGGCATGTAGGGAGTTCTCCATACATTtgggtattattattaataccaGGTTTCCTTGGCCTTCAGCATGTTGACATTGACCTCTCAGTGGTCGGACAGGGAGCTCCCCAGGCACCAGgcctctttcctctgtctctgcTCCAGCTTCAGGGAAGAATTCTTACAGGAGCAGGCAGGATGGATTTGATGGATGATTTgggcactttcttttttttcctcttaaagggAAGATAGTgaccccttctcttctctggtGAGGGCCTGAGGACAGTGACTCTTTTCTCACCATGAGCGTCACCCCAGAGGTCAAGAGTCGTGGGATGAAGTTTGCTGAGGAGCAGCTGCTAAAGCATGGATGGACTCGAGGTGATTCCCATGGGGCCCTTTTCACATCCCCCCAACTCCCTCACTACCCTCTGCCCAGGGAAGAGGCATCATCCTGGATTAACCCCTATGTAGTCCATTCAACTGAAGGAGGAAAGTTAGTTTAAAGGGAAATTTGCAGAAGAAAATTGCTGACATTTccagaaaagggaagaagggaagaaatatgATGGTGGATAGTGAGAAAGAAGTGGTTCGGAGGactgggagggggaggaagagacacGACTTCTGTCCTGAGAGAATTATGAAGGAAAGATAGTTTGGGCTCAAAGATGGGAGGACTGCATGGAGAGGTGCTAGAAACAGTGCAACTGGGAGGGCTTCCAAGATGGACAGAGCATGCCCAAAGTTAGGTATGTGGAATGGCAAGGAGTGGCATGTGCTGGGTGTGCCTTGTGAGGGCTTGGGGCAGGAGTGGAATAAGCCAAATCATTCACTGTGTTTGCAGGCAAAGGCCTGGGCCGGAAGGAGAATGGCATCACCCAGGCCCTCAGGATAACGCTGAAGCAGGACACTCATGGGGTAAGACTGGGCAGGCTGAGGGAGGTCAGTGTGGATGGGACAGGGGGGCCTTGAGGatagggggaggaaggggaatgaCGGGTCCCGAGTTCACACTTCTTCCTCTGGCAGGTGGGACACGACCCTGCCAAAGAGTTCACAAACCACTGGTGGAATGATCTCTTCAACAAGACTGCGGCCAGCTTGGTAGTGAAAACTGGGCAGGTATAAGCTCTAATAGTAGGCACATGAACCATGAGGGCCTGGGGCATGTGGGGGTGAGGGAGACATGGCATGTCACCCACTCACGGATACTCCCCCACAGGATGGCGTACAGATAAGGTGCCTGTCTAAGGAGACCACCCGTCATGATCCTTCCAAGCCCAACTTGCTGTATCAGAAGTTTGTGAAGGTATTAGAGGCTGGGGGTGAGAGGGCccatccttttttccttccctggtCTCCCCTGGGGCCTGAACAATTGCCTTGTATGCCCTACCTATTCTCAGGACTGTCCTAACAGTGGGATCCTGTGACCAACCTCGCTGTTGCTTACCTAGACTGCCCAGACCCTCAGCAAGAATTGAAATCTTCAGGTTGAATGGATCCCTGCCATCTGCTGAGGGGGCAGCaatggggagtggggggtggggcacAGTCAGGAGCTGtcagagcagggcagggaggggatgtCTAATTCAGAGGACTTAAAAGTCAGAGGAGACCTGCGGGATCATCTGACCCATTGTCCTTATTTTGCAGATGTGGCcaaaaggggggaaagtggctcGCTGAAGAGCCCACAGTTGGCTAGTAATGGCAgacaggactagaacccaggtgtTCAGACTCCCCTTTTCTAGCCCGCCAACAGAAGGGAGCTAACATTTAACGATCCTCTATTATGTCCTTAAGGGCTCTATGTATTATCTAGCAAATCCTTCCCATTCATCTCTGTGGCCATCTTCTGTCCCAGTTCAGACCATCGTCCTCTCCTGCCTCATTTCTTTCACAGCCTCATAACTAGACTCCTCACTCTAGTCTCAATCCCCACCGCGATTAGTTCATCCTCCACAAAGGATCCAGTGTTCTCTGAAAAACACAGATTTCATTCTGTCACTGCCTCCTCCTTGACCTCGGATGACACAGTCCAGATGTGTCAGACTGGCTCACATGGCCCTTCATGCCTTGTCCCTGCCTTCTTTCTTAGCCTGTCTCTCGCCACCTCTCAGGACCTCTACACTTTAGCCAGATGGAATCTGAATCTTTTCAAGGTACCATGTTTTTTCACTTTCAAGTTTTTGCacatgctattccctctgcctgggacattCTGCTTCCTTTGCCCCTTTACCTGCTGACCTTTTTCTTGTCTTCCAGGGCTCAGCTCCTTGTAGAAACTATTCCCCAAACCCTGAAGCCTGAGTAGGGTACCCTTCCTCTAGCACAGACAACACTTTCATCATCATTTTCTATGTTCTGCCATATTCCTTTACCCTCCAACCATGTAGATTCCATCTGGGCTGGAACCATCTCGTCCTTATTCCACTCTATCCCCAACCTCTTAGCCCAAAGTAGGTTCTTAACCTGGTTAAAGTACTGTGCATAGGTATAGGGGGAGGGGGCATGAAAAGTAGCATCTTTATTGTACATTACTGGCACCATGGGATGACCGCCAGGGGGCACTTGTCCCACTGTGAAGACCTGATGACCCAGAgcacttcttcctcccttcctgttcTGCCCACTAGCTGGCTGTGAGCCAGGGAGGCCAggactgcccccaccccacccgccccCAACTGCAGCCCACCTCCTGCCCAAGTTGATGTATGCAGTTTGGCACCTCTCGTGTGGGGCTGCAAGGAGCGATGTTGGGGGCTGACAGATTTGTGCCAGTGGCTGTTCAGGGTGGCAGTGGCACCACTGCTCTTCCCTTTCCAGGAGGGAAGAGCAATGGTGGTGGTGCTGAGTGGGCCTTGTCCACCCCCATGATTCCTCCTTCTAGACGGCCACACTGACTTCAAGTGGGGAGAAGCCAGACAAGGACTTGGAAAGCTGCAGTGATGACGACAGCCAGGGGTCCAAGCCTCCAAAGATGTGAGACTTCTTTTTAGTGCCAGGGGCATGTGGGAGGAGATGCCTTCCAATCTCAAAAGAAAGGACCAAGTGTAATGCTTGACTGTGGGCTTCATCAGAGTGGAAATGTGTTGtactcatctttgtatcccctACACCTAGAAAAGTGCCAGGTCCTGAATAGGAACTCAGTGCTGAAGGAATGTTTTAGAGGGGAGGAGAGGTCAAGCCTTTCCACCAGATCTGTTTGTAACTCCTGATTCCTGCCCTTCCCCAACAGTCTGACTGATGAGATGATGCTCCAAGCCTGTGAGGGGCGAACAGCACACAAGTAAGTAGCGGTTAGCTTCTTGGGctcccttcttttctccccaTCACAGGCCCACCCCTGTGCCACTCTTTTCACCCCAGAGAAAGTGATTCCTATTCTCTGCCCATTTCTGAAGCTGCCTGAAGACAAGCAGCTCCTCCCTTATGAACTTTCCCTGCAGTCTCAGAGATTAGGCCTATTTTCCCCAATACCCTCCCTCTGACTTGGGCCCCATCTATTTCAGGGCTGCCCGTCTTGGGATCACGATGAAGGCTAAGCTTGCTCGGTTAGAGGCCCAGGAGCAGGCCTTCCTGGCTCGTCTCAAAGGCCAGGACCCTGGGGTCCTTCAACTGCAGTCTGAGAGCAAgcccccacaaaaaaagaaaaagaaaaggaagcagaaagaggaggaagaggccacGGCAACTGAAAGGAATGCAGAAGAGTACCCAGAACACACTGACCAGAGTGTCAGgaaaagcaagaagaagaaaaggcgGCATCAAGAAGAAAGTGTCACAGATGAGAGAGAGGGAACAGCTGTAAGGCATGAGGAAGAAGAGACCACAGGAACAAGTGGGCTTGGggaatttaaaaacagagaacaaactgatCAGTCCctcaggaaaaggaagaagaagaggaggcagTGTGAGGAAGAAGACTTCAACATGGAGGAGGCTGTTGTAGATGGTGGGAACAGAGAAGCAGAAAGCAGATCATGCAGTGATCGGAAAAgtaggagaagcaagaagaaaagacagcggcatcaggaggaggaggaCGTCTTGCATGTAGGGgatgaaggagaggaggaaggtggcAGGGCTAGGACAGCAGAGAGCAAGGCATACACGGGCTCAAGTGGCAAAGGTAAGAAGAGGCAGAAGCAACCAGAGGAGGAAAGACCTGGAGTCCACACTGACCAGagagcaaaaaagaagaaacagaagagaaactgaAGGCCAGGTCAAGATGCAGCCCGATCGATTCCTCTTCAGGAGCTGAAGCCTCAGGGACCTGAGTTGGTGCAGGTCTTGTGTACCCTCTCAGTGAGGAGTCCCTCCCAAAGAGGAAACAGCTCTGGAACAGTAGTCCGCTGAGAGGAGAGCGGTAGTGCCGTGTCTGACTTGAGGGAGCAGGCACATTCCCCCTTACAGCATCTAACCCAGAGAGGCTGAACTCAAGCA
The sequence above is drawn from the Tursiops truncatus isolate mTurTru1 chromosome 1, mTurTru1.mat.Y, whole genome shotgun sequence genome and encodes:
- the GPATCH4 gene encoding G patch domain-containing protein 4 gives rise to the protein MSVTPEVKSRGMKFAEEQLLKHGWTRGKGLGRKENGITQALRITLKQDTHGVGHDPAKEFTNHWWNDLFNKTAASLVVKTGQDGVQIRCLSKETTRHDPSKPNLLYQKFVKTATLTSSGEKPDKDLESCSDDDSQGSKPPKILTDEMMLQACEGRTAHKAARLGITMKAKLARLEAQEQAFLARLKGQDPGVLQLQSESKPPQKKKKKRKQKEEEEATATERNAEEYPEHTDQSVRKSKKKKRRHQEESVTDEREGTAVRHEEEETTGTSGLGEFKNREQTDQSLRKRKKKRRQCEEEDFNMEEAVVDGGNREAESRSCSDRKSRRSKKKRQRHQEEEDVLHVGDEGEEEGGRARTAESKAYTGSSGKGKKRQKQPEEERPGVHTDQRAKKKKQKRN